A single window of Diachasmimorpha longicaudata isolate KC_UGA_2023 chromosome 12, iyDiaLong2, whole genome shotgun sequence DNA harbors:
- the LOC135167862 gene encoding uncharacterized protein LOC135167862, with translation MNEASKSDDGDVKVEKPTNNYESQETRRGVPLRVCKYCGAIWKSIHYCPAATKTCIGCGKVGHYAKMCRSSNQNDKNSNKSHYDHRNPKKNYQDNRKNCRADNRSDGTSDSEYKGPPRTGPWAQGPRTHYNRNWHQQDNRAPPPGGPPPEGEKSGDHQHWRNSNHQNRGNSRHFGYRRSNYRGQGRRTFQGPRPERSKNCGDNTDCDNDDNKSRENPRDESPGESEGATKFDRSSYRRKNYSENCGDEKNEEFQERGAKFDQSSYKGKNHSENCGNEKDEEFQDLNEKFDQWNYGRKNHSENCKDEKNEESQERGERSKDEVGEENSSSTEGDADNCQNAGERSGKDSRYAYTNVGQSRYDPRRENSKPANFSNENNQPKADGNRNQTTSDKTIELNQRLAKLQYESGRYECALLYYSKLIELCPTDPIHFNNRSACYIRLQQFDRGYLDALNVIQRDPSSVKGYIRLIMCSMALGIQISARIHLDQLSKINPNLDIISTERTRLNELNRHLQKVAIAITKKDYKMALNSINDCLGISPFCSSFKVKKAEYLALLNRHEEAKKILDEILQQDSINVDAQYILGLRIYYTNLEEAVAYFKKVLQLDPDHTKSHKIVKEIKLFMNLKSAGNTQLEYRNFHGAHVTYVSALSIDPNNPLMQRKLFYNMGQASFNLKNYERAIKEYSQAIDIDSTDVRYLKQRGHCYMEMKEYEEAIADFSRVCNLDPGNECNKLILEAERLLAQVKKDPYKLLGVSMDPSLEEIRQAYREKAMIHHPDRHVNDTEQQQKKHERIFKDILNAYKELEASCKRTLI, from the exons ATGAACGAGGCATCGAAATCCGACGACGGGGATGTTAAAGTGGAAAAACCAACGAACAATTATGAAAGCCAAGAGACTAGGCGTGGCGTCCCTCTGAGAGTCTGCAAATATTGTGGTGCAATATGGAAATCCATTCATTATTGTCCAGCTGCCACGAAAACCTGCATTGGATGTGGAAAAGTCGGCCATTACGCGAAAATGTGTCGGTCCTCAAACCAAAATGACAAGAACAGTAATAAGTCTCATTACGATCACAGAAAtccgaagaaaaattatcaggaCAACAGGAAAAATTGTCGGGCTGATAATAGATCTGATGGAACGAGTGATTCTGAGTACAAAGGGCCTCCGAGGACTGGCCCATGGGCCCAGGGCCCCAGGACTCACTACAATCGGAATTGGCATCAGCAGGACAACAGAGCACCACCTCCAGGAGGACCGCCTCCAGAAGGTGAGAAGTCTGGGGATCACCAGCACTGGCGAAATTCTAATCATCAGAATCGCGGTAACTCCAGACACTTTGGATATCGTAGGTCGAACTATCGGGGACAGGGGAGGAGAACATTTCAGGGACCGAGACCGGAGAGATCAAAAAATTGTGGTGATAACACGGATTGTGATAATGATGATAACAAATCGCGGGAGAATCCCAGGGATGAGTCACCCGGAGAATCGGAAGGTGCAACAAAATTTGATCGATCGAGTTAcagacgaaaaaattattcggaaAATTGTGGAGATGAGAAAAATGAGGAGTTTCAGGAACGTGGGGCAAAATTTGATCAATCGAGTtacaaaggaaaaaatcattcggaaaattgtggaaatgagAAAGATGAGGAGTTTCAGGAtcttaacgaaaaatttgatCAATGGAATTACGGACGAAAAAATCATTCGGAAAATTGCAAAGATGAGAAAAATGAGGAGTCTCAGGAACGTGGGGAACGGTCTAAGGATGAAGTTGGAGAAGAGAACAGCAGCTCGACGGAAGGTGATGCCGATAACTGTCAGAACGCGGGGGAACGGTCTGGGAAGGATTCGAGATACGCGTACACGAATGTCGGTCAGTCTCGGTACGATCCGAGGAGGGAGAATTCCAAGCCAGCAAATTTTTCTAATGAGAATAATCAACCGAAGGCCGATGGTAATAGAAATCAAACGACGTCGGACAA GACCATTGAACTGAACCAGAGGTTGGCGAAACTTCAATATGAAAGTGGACGCTACGAATGTGCTCTCTTATATTATTCCAAACTGATcg AATTGTGCCCCACTGATCCAATCCACTTCAATAATCGTAGTGCTTGCTACATAAGGTTGCAGCAGTTCGATCGTGGTTACCTCGATGCACTAAACGTTATTCAAAGGGATCCTTCATCCGTCAAG GGGTACATACGGCTGATTATGTGTTCTATGGCTCTCGGTATCCAGATTTCTGCACGTATCCATCTAGACCAATTATCGAAAATCAATCCAAATCTTGACATCATATCTACCGAACGTACCAGACTGAACGAACTAAACAGACATTTGCAGAAGGTGGCGATCGCCATCACAAAGAAAGATTATAAAATGGCCCTGAATAGTATCAATGACTGTCTGGGCATCAGTCCCTTTTGCTCGTCCTTCAAAGTAAAAAAGGCGGAATATTTGGCATTGCTCAATCGTCACGAAGAAGCTAAAAAGATACTCGACGAGATACTGCAGCAGGATTCCATCAATGTTGATGCACAATACATTCTTGGACTTCGGATATATTATACTAATCTCGAGGAAGCTGTGGCCTACTTCAAAAAGGTTCTCCAACTTGATCCGGATCACACAAAATCTCATAAAATCGTTAAG gaaatCAAACTATTCATGAACTTGAAATCAGCAGGAAACACACAACTCGAGTACAGAAATTTCCACGGCGCCCATGTTACCTACGTATCAGCCCTCTCAATAGACCCTAACAATCCACTCATGCAAAGGAAGCTGTTCTACAACATGGGTCAGGCATCCTTTAACCTCAAGAATTATGAAAGAGCTATTAAGGAATACTCACAGGCCATAGATATCGATTCAACTGACGTGCGATATCTGAAACAAAGAGGACATTGTTACATGGAAATGAAAGAATATGAAGAAGCTATTGCTGATTTTTCCAGGGTCTGTAATCTGGACCCTGGAAATGAGTGTAACAAATTGATCCTGGAGGCTGAGAGGTTGTTGGCACAGGTGAAGAAGGATCCATATAAGCTTTTGGGAGTGAGTATGGATCCATCGCTTGAAGAGATTAGACAAGCGTACAGGGAGAAGGCGATGATACACCATCCTGATCGCCATGTGAATGACACTGAACAGCAGCAGAAAAAACACGAGAGGATATTTAAAGATATTTTAAACGCTTATAAAGAGCTGGAAGCCTCGTGCAAAAGGACATTGATATAA
- the LOC135167863 gene encoding dnaJ homolog subfamily C member 7-like isoform X1: MNEASKSDDEDFKLKEPTNNCKPKETGRGVPLRVCKYCGAIWKSIHYCPAAEKTCIGCGKVGHYATMCRSSNQNDKNSNNSHYDHRNPKKKYQKNRKACRADNRSAGTSDSEFKGPPRTGPWAQGPRTHHNRNQHQQDNRGNDKPWNVTSSGPPGNSNHQLRDNSRPFGDRGSNYGEQGTSTFHGPKPERSRNCGDNTDCDNDDNKSRENPRDQSPGESEGATKFDRSSDRGTNYSENWRDEKYEDVQECGENFDQSSYIGKSHSENWRDEKYEDVQECGENFDQSSYIGKNHSENWRDEKNEDVQERGERSRDKVGAENSSSTEGNADNCQNAGEQSRKDPRYVYRNFAEYRYDRVRKNLRPANFSNENKHRKAPGNRNKTKSDKTFELDRILAQIQYERGNYECALSYYSKLIELCPTDPINFNNRSACYIKLQQFDRGYLDALNVIQRDPSSVTAYTQLITCSMALGTRMSAEIHLHQLSEINPNLDIISTERTRLKQLKRHLQKEAIAITKKDYKMALNSINYCLGISPFCSSFKVKKAEYLALLNRHEEAKKILDEILQQDSINVDAQYILGLRIYYTNLEEAVAYFKKVLQLDPDHTKSHKIVKAIKLYSFLLLIGNAQLKCSNFEGAHVAYVLALSIDPNNPLMKKNLFYNMGQASFNLKNYERAIKEYSQAIDIDSTDVRYLKQRGHCYMEMKEYEEAIADFSRVCNLEPGDECNKLILEAERLLAQVKKDPYKLLGVSMDPSLEEIRQAYRAKAMIHHPDRHVNDTEQQQKKHERIFKDISNAYKELEASCKRKLI; encoded by the exons ATGAACGAGGCATCGAAATCCGACGACGAGGATTTCAAATTGAAAGAACCAACAAACAATTGTAAACCTAAAGAAACTGGGCGTGGAGTCCCTCTGAGAGTCTGCAAATATTGTGGTGCAATATGGAAATCCATTCATTATTGTCCAGCTGCCGAGAAAACCTGCATTGGATGTGGAAAAGTCGGCCATTACGCGACAATGTGTCGGTCCTCAAACCAAAATGACAAGAACAGTAATAATTCTCATTACGATCACAgaaatccgaaaaaaaaatatcagaagaACAGGAAAGCTTGTCGGGCTGATAATAGATCTGCTGGAACGAGTGATTCTGAGTTCAAGGGGCCTCCGAGGACTGGCCCATGGGCCCAGGGCCCCAGGACTCACCACAATCGGAATCAGCATCAGCAGGACAACAGAGGGAACGATAAGCCGTGGAACGTAACATCCTCTGGACCACCTGGAAATTCTAATCATCAGCTTCGCGATAACTCCAGACCTTTTGGAGATCGTGGGTCGAACTATGGGGAGCAGGGAACGAGTACATTCCATGGGCCGAAACCGGAAAGATCAAGAAATTGTGGTGATAACACGGATTGTGATAATGATGATAACAAATCGCGGGAGAATCCTAGGGATCAGTCACCCGGAGAATCGGAAGGTGCAACAAAATTTGATCGATCGAGTGACAGAGGAAcaaattattcagaaaattggagagatgagaaatatgaGGACGTTCAGGAATGTGGGGAAAACTTTGATCAATCGAGTTACATAGGAAAAAGTCATTCAGAAAATTggagagatgagaaatatgaGGACGTTCAGGAATGTGGGGAAAACTTTGATCAATCGAGTTACAtaggaaaaaatcattcagaaAATTGGAGAGATGAGAAAAATGAGGACGTTCAGGAACGTGGGGAACGGTCTAGGGATAAAGTTGGAGCAGAGAACAGCAGCTCGACGGAAGGTAATGCTGATAACTGTCAGAACGCGGGTGAACAATCTCGAAAGGATCCGAGATACGTGTACAGGAATTTTGCTGAGTATCGGTACGATCGGGTGAGGAAGAATTTAAGGCCAGCGAATTTTTCTAATGAGAATAAACATCGGAAGGCCCCTGGTAATAGAAATAAAACGAAGTCGGACAA GACCTTTGAACTGGACCGGATATTGGCGCAAATTCAATATGAACGTGGAAACTACGAATGTGCTCTATCATATTATTCCAAACTTATcg AATTGTGCCCCACTGATCCAATCAACTTCAATAATCGTAGTGCTTGCTACATAAAGTTGCAGCAGTTCGATCGTGGTTACCTCGATGCACTAAACGTTATTCAAAGGGATCCTTCATCCGTCACG gcATACACACAGCTGATTACGTGTTCTATGGCTCTGGGTACCCGGATGTCTGCAGAAATCCATCTACACCAATTATCGGAAATCAATCCAAATCTTGACATCATATCTACCGAACGTACCAGACTGAAGCAACTAAAGAGACATTTGCAGAAGGAGGCGATCGCCATCACAAAGAAAGATTATAAAATGGCCCTCAATAGTATCAATTACTGTCTGGGCATCAGTCCCTTTTGTTCGTCCTTCAAAGTAAAAAAGGCGGAATATTTGGCATTGCTCAATCGTCACGAAGAAGCTAAAAAGATACTCGACGAGATACTACAGCAGGATTCCATCAATGTTGATGCACAATACATTCTTGGACTTCGGATATATTATACTAATCTCGAGGAAGCTGTGGCCTACTTCAAAAAGGTTCTCCAACTTGATCCGGATCACACAAAATCTCATAAAATCGTTaag GCAATCAAACTATACAGCTTCCTGCTATTAATAGGAAATGCACAATTGAAATGCAGCAATTTTGAAGGCGCCCATGTTGCCTACGTATTAGCCCTCTCTATAGATCCTAACAATCCACTCATGAAAAAGAACCTGTTCTACAACATGGGCCAGGCATCCTTTAACCTCAAGAATTATGAAAGAGCTATTAAGGAATACTCACAGGCCATAGATATCGATTCAACTGACGTGCGATATCTGAAACAAAGAGGACATTGTTACATGGAAATGAAAGAATATGAAGAAGCTATTGCTGATTTTTCCAGAGTCTGTAATCTGGAGCCTGGAGATGAGTGTAACAAATTGATTCTAGAGGCTGAGAGGTTGTTGGCACAGGTGAAGAAGGATCCATATAAGCTTTTGGGAGTGAGTATGGATCCATCGCTTGAGGAGATTAGACAAGCGTACAGGGCGAAAGCGATGATACACCATCCTGATCGCCATGTGAATGACACTGAACAGCAGCAGAAAAAACACGAGAGGATATTTAAAGATATTTCAAACGCTTATAAAGAGCTGGAAGCCTCGTGCAAAAGGAAATTGATATAA
- the LOC135167863 gene encoding uncharacterized protein LOC135167863 isoform X2, giving the protein MNEASKSDDEDFKLKEPTNNCKPKETGRGVPLRVCKYCGAIWKSIHYCPAAEKTCIGCGKVGHYATMCRSSNQNDKNSNNSHYDHRNPKKKYQKNRKACRADNRSAGTSDSEFKGPPRTGPWAQGPRTHHNRNQHQQDNRGNDKPWNVTSSGPPGNSNHQLRDNSRPFGDRGSNYGEQGTSTFHGPKPERSRNCGDNTDCDNDDNKSRENPRDQSPGESEGATKFDRSSDRGTNYSENWRDEKYEDVQECGENFDQSSYIGKSHSENWRDEKYEDVQECGENFDQSSYIGKNHSENWRDEKNEDVQERGERSRDKVGAENSSSTEGPLNWTGYWRKFNMNVETTNVLYHIIPNLSAYTQLITCSMALGTRMSAEIHLHQLSEINPNLDIISTERTRLKQLKRHLQKEAIAITKKDYKMALNSINYCLGISPFCSSFKVKKAEYLALLNRHEEAKKILDEILQQDSINVDAQYILGLRIYYTNLEEAVAYFKKVLQLDPDHTKSHKIVKAIKLYSFLLLIGNAQLKCSNFEGAHVAYVLALSIDPNNPLMKKNLFYNMGQASFNLKNYERAIKEYSQAIDIDSTDVRYLKQRGHCYMEMKEYEEAIADFSRVCNLEPGDECNKLILEAERLLAQVKKDPYKLLGVSMDPSLEEIRQAYRAKAMIHHPDRHVNDTEQQQKKHERIFKDISNAYKELEASCKRKLI; this is encoded by the exons ATGAACGAGGCATCGAAATCCGACGACGAGGATTTCAAATTGAAAGAACCAACAAACAATTGTAAACCTAAAGAAACTGGGCGTGGAGTCCCTCTGAGAGTCTGCAAATATTGTGGTGCAATATGGAAATCCATTCATTATTGTCCAGCTGCCGAGAAAACCTGCATTGGATGTGGAAAAGTCGGCCATTACGCGACAATGTGTCGGTCCTCAAACCAAAATGACAAGAACAGTAATAATTCTCATTACGATCACAgaaatccgaaaaaaaaatatcagaagaACAGGAAAGCTTGTCGGGCTGATAATAGATCTGCTGGAACGAGTGATTCTGAGTTCAAGGGGCCTCCGAGGACTGGCCCATGGGCCCAGGGCCCCAGGACTCACCACAATCGGAATCAGCATCAGCAGGACAACAGAGGGAACGATAAGCCGTGGAACGTAACATCCTCTGGACCACCTGGAAATTCTAATCATCAGCTTCGCGATAACTCCAGACCTTTTGGAGATCGTGGGTCGAACTATGGGGAGCAGGGAACGAGTACATTCCATGGGCCGAAACCGGAAAGATCAAGAAATTGTGGTGATAACACGGATTGTGATAATGATGATAACAAATCGCGGGAGAATCCTAGGGATCAGTCACCCGGAGAATCGGAAGGTGCAACAAAATTTGATCGATCGAGTGACAGAGGAAcaaattattcagaaaattggagagatgagaaatatgaGGACGTTCAGGAATGTGGGGAAAACTTTGATCAATCGAGTTACATAGGAAAAAGTCATTCAGAAAATTggagagatgagaaatatgaGGACGTTCAGGAATGTGGGGAAAACTTTGATCAATCGAGTTACAtaggaaaaaatcattcagaaAATTGGAGAGATGAGAAAAATGAGGACGTTCAGGAACGTGGGGAACGGTCTAGGGATAAAGTTGGAGCAGAGAACAGCAGCTCGACGGAAG GACCTTTGAACTGGACCGGATATTGGCGCAAATTCAATATGAACGTGGAAACTACGAATGTGCTCTATCATATTATTCCAAACTTATcg gcATACACACAGCTGATTACGTGTTCTATGGCTCTGGGTACCCGGATGTCTGCAGAAATCCATCTACACCAATTATCGGAAATCAATCCAAATCTTGACATCATATCTACCGAACGTACCAGACTGAAGCAACTAAAGAGACATTTGCAGAAGGAGGCGATCGCCATCACAAAGAAAGATTATAAAATGGCCCTCAATAGTATCAATTACTGTCTGGGCATCAGTCCCTTTTGTTCGTCCTTCAAAGTAAAAAAGGCGGAATATTTGGCATTGCTCAATCGTCACGAAGAAGCTAAAAAGATACTCGACGAGATACTACAGCAGGATTCCATCAATGTTGATGCACAATACATTCTTGGACTTCGGATATATTATACTAATCTCGAGGAAGCTGTGGCCTACTTCAAAAAGGTTCTCCAACTTGATCCGGATCACACAAAATCTCATAAAATCGTTaag GCAATCAAACTATACAGCTTCCTGCTATTAATAGGAAATGCACAATTGAAATGCAGCAATTTTGAAGGCGCCCATGTTGCCTACGTATTAGCCCTCTCTATAGATCCTAACAATCCACTCATGAAAAAGAACCTGTTCTACAACATGGGCCAGGCATCCTTTAACCTCAAGAATTATGAAAGAGCTATTAAGGAATACTCACAGGCCATAGATATCGATTCAACTGACGTGCGATATCTGAAACAAAGAGGACATTGTTACATGGAAATGAAAGAATATGAAGAAGCTATTGCTGATTTTTCCAGAGTCTGTAATCTGGAGCCTGGAGATGAGTGTAACAAATTGATTCTAGAGGCTGAGAGGTTGTTGGCACAGGTGAAGAAGGATCCATATAAGCTTTTGGGAGTGAGTATGGATCCATCGCTTGAGGAGATTAGACAAGCGTACAGGGCGAAAGCGATGATACACCATCCTGATCGCCATGTGAATGACACTGAACAGCAGCAGAAAAAACACGAGAGGATATTTAAAGATATTTCAAACGCTTATAAAGAGCTGGAAGCCTCGTGCAAAAGGAAATTGATATAA
- the LOC135167979 gene encoding uncharacterized protein LOC135167979 — MTSPPIKYTTNRAIDHFNVAATLMKIIGYVDCIEGLRELPKSPSKWIYKCILNNNDGRRVRILCSGDDALKYKDEIKMYQIIKITGGIIKAANPQYRRSTDTVSDKEFQFARRSTFDIFGTFNITNGADNGRSKVISYKKLRWRTFVLLAGQSRSLDGSKSHSEALPRN, encoded by the exons ATGACATCTCCACCTATTAAATATACGACCAACAGAGCCATTGATCATTTCAATGTTGCAGCTACACTCAT gaaAATCATCGGCTACGTCGACTGCATTGAAGGCCTGAGAGAGTTGCCAAAGTCTCCATCTAAGTGGATTTACAAGtgcattttaaataacaatgatgGCAGAAGGGTTCGCATACTTTGCTCGGGGGATGATGCTCTCAAATACAAGGATGAGATCAAGATGTATCAG ataataaaaatcactggaggGATTATTAAAGCGGCCAATCCACAGTATCGGCGATCAACGGACACTGTGAGcgacaaagaatttcaatttgcacGTAGGAGCACTTTCGACATCTTTGGCACATTTAACATTACGAATGGAGCTGACAATGGAAGGTCGAAGGTCatctcatataaaaaattgagatggagAACGTTTGTGCTGCTCGCGGGCCAGTCCAGATCACTGGATGGCTCAAAGAGCCATTCAGAAGCATTACCACG aaactGA